The DNA segment GAGCTGATTGCTTTTCTGGGAACATTAACTGACGAATCATTTATAACCAATAAAAAACAGGAAAATCCATTTTGATACGCTTGCCATTAATGGCCTCAAATTGGTTTTCTAATGATAAAAAAACAAAGATGAACAACCTAAAAAACTTTAAATCGATACTGCTGGGCGGTATCTTTCTGATCTTATCTGCCTGTTCTAAAAAGGAAGATGCTGCTCCGGAATTTGTAGCCGCAAATCTGGCCCCCTTTTCCGTAGAGTTTGATAATATTGTCGGAGAACGGACTTTTTCTATTAACAATACCGGAAGTCCATATACCAATGCTGCAGGAGAGAAGTTTTCTATTTCTTTTCTGCAATATTTCATCAGCAACATTAAGGTGGCGACTGCTTCCGGTCAGGAATACACCGTAAAACAGGACGATAGCTATTTCCTGATCAATGGTGCCGATAAAACGACCCGTTTTGCCAAGGTCAATGTTCCGGAGGGAGATTATACCCGCTTAACCTTTACCGTAGGGGTAGACAGTTTAAGAAGTACCATGCCGGTGGAAAAGCGGACCGGAATCCTGGATCCTGCCTATGGTGGTGGCCATGATTCAGGTGGGATGTATTGGGGCTGGCAAAACGGCTATATCTTTTTCAAATTCGAAGGGAATTCTGCGGTGATCTCTGACGATCAAAGTGGCGACCCTTCCGGTAAAAAGCAGTTCAAATACCATATTGGTGGTTTTGGCGGTTATAATGCCCCAACATTAAACAACATCAGGACAGTCACTTTGGACCTGAAAGCGGCCGGAATTGCGAAGGTGAGGAAGGACCGTCAGAGCAATGTGCACCTCTTTGTAGACCTGATGAAAGTCTTTAACGGAAAAAATGCCTTTAGTATCGCGGCGCATCCGAACGTCATGTTTGGTGACTTTAGTGCGAACATTGCCAATAACCTGAGCGAAATGTTCAGACATGACCATACCGA comes from the Pedobacter sp. FW305-3-2-15-E-R2A2 genome and includes:
- a CDS encoding MbnP family protein, producing MNNLKNFKSILLGGIFLILSACSKKEDAAPEFVAANLAPFSVEFDNIVGERTFSINNTGSPYTNAAGEKFSISFLQYFISNIKVATASGQEYTVKQDDSYFLINGADKTTRFAKVNVPEGDYTRLTFTVGVDSLRSTMPVEKRTGILDPAYGGGHDSGGMYWGWQNGYIFFKFEGNSAVISDDQSGDPSGKKQFKYHIGGFGGYNAPTLNNIRTVTLDLKAAGIAKVRKDRQSNVHLFVDLMKVFNGKNAFSIAAHPNVMFGDFSANIANNLSEMFRHDHTEN